A stretch of Pseudomonadota bacterium DNA encodes these proteins:
- a CDS encoding Ig-like domain-containing protein, protein DGSTLELNVRLRSSGRVLGRVLNADGLTPAPPSIVSIRVGGAGGGEQATLTDDAGRFVFDRVPAGSANLSVDVLGSPDRGIATLTVPSGGQVESLVELHGVGRLSGQALGPGGPAAGTLVVSGTGDATYSQTVAVGPDGSFVFPELLAGPFIASLTVSGLFPLYGSATGEILPDRDNSIEVRVQPSGTLGGRVVRSDGAPARGTEIRLDLLPNRGRRVLYARDDGSFEAAGVPLGAFTLHFRDPFTGGVAMMGSRLAQDKQALDVGVVTLDDTPVEAVAFVPADGATQVAVNAPIEVYFSDPLRSPQGITVSDGTSTLLARPQLSADGLKVTLRGRWTDASLITVTATAAVTDIHGRHPREPASASFRTVDLSPPRVASVVPIDGAIEVAPASSIEISFDEPLDPTASVLGVVTLSDGTSTLAGTTASPSAATLTFAPAALLLDDTRYTVRVNGARDPSGNLQTQAFTSTFATHDSQPPALSLSRPASGSWVNSARPRIVVDVTDSLSGVDPDSATLFVDGSQVQPSASPSQIRFTPSIDLADGQLAIEASIGDRAGNQASPLLEAFSIDTVAPEPAQLAGILNGAVLVGRVAFSATAADTGSGVARIRLLADDQPVMELERPFQGELDSSALADGPHALTARAVDQAGNVGPAGTPVEVTVDNRPIEVRITKPVANSRWRDTVHVSATPSEPVKRLVFSAGTSTVIDEAPPYQATLDLAGAPEGTAIITVTAVGLLDETAANTQTIIVDRTPPAPPDVTRIFAEPPDNGLSLVYGVAGAVESRATVNATNPATAATASSRASADGSFALFLEASVGDAVSLVAVDEAGNASAPSTVIVRATTTLPPAVATLRFLGSIVDRVGQGPAALAPDGQKDAVFELEFALGAGITRQLSFVDLQGPALRSTRVDVGSVLGVSEPDLGAPFLNEADGHVDLTISDNASFLLFAAREGLIQQGARYTATAVFTNGSRYIGELTLELPKHEVTSGTFGIANQALPSSISPGPPREEVASGVFALSNKHLLFPIGGTPGESHPAEAVSAVVSVKNGQLPVRVGGAPGVLQPTEAVSPIVSVRNVSLPPKPVDASGTPLVSEAVSPVVSLRNTLLPSVSVDPSGQSLPVEAVSSMVSVRNASLPVASDSSLSSEAVSQTVSVHNDPTAPPTIFPAAAQARGLGTQELGPGAPAANVPTSPAAGIGGGGVQNCPAGAGPCVAAFVRCPADAAACRPHTGFAGSGPIAGASMTWGAGLASDASTSVRRAGDASVDAGTAADGGTTTVSDAATNREVSP, encoded by the coding sequence CGACGGCAGCACGCTGGAGCTGAACGTGCGGCTGCGATCCTCGGGCCGCGTGCTGGGCCGCGTGCTGAACGCGGATGGCTTGACGCCCGCGCCGCCGTCGATCGTCTCGATCCGCGTCGGCGGTGCGGGCGGCGGGGAGCAGGCGACGCTGACAGACGATGCGGGACGCTTTGTGTTCGATCGGGTGCCCGCAGGCTCTGCCAACCTCAGCGTCGATGTGCTCGGCAGCCCGGATCGCGGCATCGCCACGCTCACCGTTCCATCGGGAGGCCAGGTCGAAAGCCTCGTCGAGCTGCATGGTGTGGGCAGGCTTAGCGGGCAAGCGCTGGGGCCTGGCGGGCCAGCGGCGGGCACGCTCGTGGTGTCTGGCACGGGCGATGCCACCTACAGCCAAACCGTTGCGGTGGGCCCGGACGGCAGCTTTGTGTTCCCGGAGTTGCTCGCGGGGCCCTTCATCGCATCGCTGACGGTTTCCGGCCTGTTCCCGCTCTACGGCAGCGCGACCGGCGAGATCCTGCCCGACCGAGACAACAGCATCGAGGTCAGGGTGCAACCAAGCGGCACCCTGGGCGGACGGGTCGTGCGCTCGGATGGCGCGCCCGCACGTGGCACCGAGATTCGACTCGACCTGCTTCCGAACCGTGGCCGGCGGGTGCTGTACGCACGTGATGACGGCAGCTTTGAAGCGGCCGGTGTGCCGCTCGGCGCATTTACCTTGCACTTCCGTGATCCCTTCACGGGCGGCGTGGCGATGATGGGAAGCCGCCTCGCACAGGACAAGCAGGCCCTGGATGTCGGCGTCGTAACCCTGGACGACACGCCCGTCGAAGCGGTTGCGTTCGTGCCCGCTGACGGCGCCACGCAGGTCGCCGTGAACGCACCCATCGAGGTCTACTTCAGCGACCCACTCCGGTCGCCCCAAGGCATTACGGTCAGCGACGGCACCAGCACGCTCCTCGCGCGCCCGCAGCTGTCCGCAGACGGCTTGAAAGTCACGCTCCGGGGGCGGTGGACCGATGCCAGTCTGATCACCGTGACCGCGACCGCGGCAGTGACGGACATCCACGGCCGTCACCCACGCGAGCCAGCGAGTGCAAGCTTCCGTACCGTCGATCTGTCGCCGCCGCGAGTCGCGAGCGTCGTGCCGATCGATGGTGCCATTGAAGTCGCGCCGGCCAGCAGCATCGAGATCAGCTTCGACGAACCTCTCGATCCCACGGCTTCGGTCCTCGGCGTCGTCACCCTCTCCGACGGCACGAGCACGCTCGCTGGCACAACCGCGTCTCCATCAGCGGCCACGCTGACCTTCGCGCCGGCCGCGCTACTGCTCGACGACACACGCTACACAGTGCGCGTCAACGGCGCCCGCGACCCGTCGGGCAACCTCCAGACGCAGGCCTTCACGTCCACCTTCGCAACCCACGACAGTCAGCCGCCCGCCCTGTCGCTGAGCCGCCCCGCGTCCGGCTCCTGGGTGAACAGCGCTCGGCCCCGGATCGTCGTGGACGTGACCGACAGTCTCAGCGGCGTGGACCCGGACAGCGCGACGTTGTTTGTTGACGGGTCGCAAGTTCAGCCGAGCGCGTCCCCGAGTCAGATCCGCTTCACACCGTCGATCGACCTTGCCGACGGCCAGCTAGCCATCGAGGCTTCGATTGGGGATCGCGCGGGCAACCAGGCGAGTCCATTGCTTGAGGCGTTCAGCATCGATACCGTGGCTCCCGAGCCAGCACAGCTCGCGGGCATCCTGAATGGCGCCGTGCTGGTCGGTCGGGTCGCGTTCAGCGCCACCGCTGCGGATACTGGCTCGGGTGTCGCTCGCATTCGGCTGCTTGCAGACGATCAGCCGGTGATGGAGCTCGAACGGCCCTTCCAAGGTGAGCTCGACAGCAGCGCGCTTGCGGACGGCCCGCATGCGCTCACTGCGCGGGCGGTAGATCAAGCCGGCAACGTGGGCCCGGCAGGGACTCCGGTCGAAGTCACCGTCGACAACCGGCCCATCGAGGTACGCATCACCAAACCAGTGGCCAACTCGCGTTGGCGCGACACCGTTCACGTCTCTGCCACCCCATCGGAGCCGGTCAAGCGCCTGGTATTCTCCGCGGGTACCTCGACCGTAATCGACGAAGCGCCTCCCTATCAGGCAACGCTCGATCTTGCAGGCGCGCCCGAAGGCACGGCTATCATCACCGTCACCGCGGTCGGGCTCCTGGACGAAACAGCGGCGAACACCCAGACGATCATCGTCGACCGCACGCCGCCTGCACCCCCCGACGTCACGCGCATCTTTGCGGAACCGCCCGACAACGGCCTGTCCCTGGTGTACGGGGTGGCAGGCGCGGTCGAGTCCCGGGCGACGGTCAACGCCACAAACCCAGCGACCGCTGCCACAGCCAGTAGCCGCGCGAGCGCCGATGGCTCCTTCGCGCTCTTCCTGGAAGCATCGGTGGGAGACGCCGTCTCGCTCGTCGCCGTGGATGAAGCCGGCAACGCTAGCGCGCCGTCGACCGTGATCGTGCGTGCCACCACCACGCTGCCACCCGCGGTAGCGACCCTGCGTTTCCTGGGCAGCATCGTCGACCGCGTGGGCCAAGGGCCCGCAGCACTGGCGCCGGATGGTCAGAAGGACGCCGTCTTCGAGCTCGAATTCGCGCTCGGCGCCGGCATCACGCGCCAGCTTTCGTTCGTCGACCTGCAGGGGCCTGCGTTGCGCAGCACGCGCGTCGACGTGGGCTCGGTACTGGGTGTCTCCGAACCCGACCTGGGCGCACCATTCTTGAACGAGGCGGACGGTCACGTTGACCTAACGATTTCAGACAACGCCTCGTTTCTGCTGTTCGCCGCCCGTGAGGGGCTCATCCAGCAAGGCGCCCGGTACACGGCCACCGCGGTCTTCACCAATGGCTCCCGTTATATCGGAGAGCTCACGCTCGAACTCCCAAAGCACGAGGTCACCAGTGGCACCTTCGGCATCGCGAACCAGGCCTTGCCCTCCAGTATCTCGCCCGGACCGCCGCGGGAAGAGGTCGCTAGCGGCGTCTTTGCACTAAGCAACAAGCACCTGCTGTTCCCGATCGGAGGCACCCCGGGTGAGTCGCACCCGGCGGAGGCAGTCAGCGCGGTTGTGAGCGTCAAGAATGGCCAGCTCCCAGTTCGGGTCGGTGGCGCGCCGGGCGTGTTGCAACCGACCGAGGCTGTCAGTCCGATCGTGAGCGTGCGCAACGTGTCATTGCCGCCCAAGCCTGTCGATGCTTCAGGGACACCTCTCGTTTCGGAAGCGGTCAGCCCGGTGGTGAGCCTGCGTAACACGTTGCTGCCCTCCGTGTCCGTGGACCCGTCAGGCCAGAGTCTTCCCGTCGAGGCCGTGAGCTCGATGGTGAGCGTCCGCAATGCGTCGCTGCCAGTCGCAAGCGACAGCTCTCTGAGCTCGGAAGCAGTGAGTCAAACCGTCAGCGTGCACAACGATCCGACAGCGCCTCCGACGATATTCCCGGCTGCCGCCCAGGCTCGGGGACTGGGAACTCAGGAACTGGGACCGGGCGCCCCGGCTGCGAACGTCCCGACAAGTCCGGCCGCCGGCATCGGCGGTGGCGGCGTACAGAACTGCCCCGCAGGGGCAGGGCCCTGCGTTGCGGCGTTCGTCAGGTGTCCGGCCGACGCTGCAGCATGCCGCCCCCACACCGGCTTCGCTGGCTCTGGTCCTATCGCCGGAGCGTCGATGACGTGGGGTGCTGGCCTCGCATCCGACGCATCGACATCGGTACGCCGTGCTGGGGATGCCTCGGTAGACGCGGGCACTGCCGCGGACGGAGGCACCACGACCGTTTCAGACGCTGCCACAAACCGGGAGGTGTCGCCATGA